The genomic interval GGCACGCTAAGCTTAAGTTAAATCTAAGAAATTCACATCTCTCGATCGAAAAAGATGTCAGTTAGATTTGAAGGCGCACgacattattttaaaacataaagTCACCATGTCCGAATCAACCGATCCCCAATGCTCCACCTCCAAGTCCAACCTGATCAAAGTGAATCATGTGGGCGTAACGGCCAAGCTGCATTCTCCCCTAAAGAAGATCTTTCCCCGGTTGAACTCCTCCAGCGATTCCTACGCATACCAAAACAGTCAGACCCAGTACAACATGTTCAAGGATGTGGCGTGTGGCGAGATGACCGAGTCCACGGATTCTGGCAGCTCGCCACACACTCTGTACGAGATGCACGCCGAACCGGAGAAGAGTCTGCTCAGCCTGACGAAGAACAAGCCCCAAAGGATCGAGTTCCAGCGCTACTCCAAGCGGCGACCCCACATGCTCGTTCCAACGAAATGTGCTCCCAAGGCAAAGGCTCGCACCAAGTCCCACAAAGCATCGCAGGCGAAGAAGCAGAAAGGTGGCTTCTTGGCCCGTTTGGTGGAGTCGCTGGACAAGATGTGCAAGTGCCAGCCGCAGAGCCAGAAGTCCATTATCGATGATTTGCCGGAGCCGCAGTGGAATCGCAAGGAAGCCAACCGGCACACCTGCATCGGCATCTATCCCTTCGAGCACGGATGCGCCGATTATCTGAGCACCACGGACACGCATCCGAAGATCAATGCCATTGTCCTGGCCGACCGAGCCACCACCTATGCCACCCACTTCTGGGCGGAGCTCTTCGGCTTGCTGCACATCGCCGTGGCCTTCGTGGTGGCCTTCATCCTGCAGAGCTACCGATTCGTTCTCTACTCCCTGGTGAACACCTTGATCGTTGGACTACTACACATGACCGCGGACTACATGCTGAAGCCCCTTCTGACCATGCTCTTCAACGGTTACCTTCAGCCGCCTCTGATTTTCCTATACAATGTCCTGTGTTCCGCGAGGGACATCCTCGAACCGGTGGCCACCACCCTGAACAACTTTATGAAGCCGCTGGCCACAGTTGGGGGCAGTATTCGAATGGTGGACGTCAACTACCGCCAGATCCATAAACTGGCCAAAGATGTTTGactttcgttttgtttgctgttaaattgttattgagttgtttcgttttattatataaaaagtgCAATATAGTTCTTTCATTTGAATCAACAATGGCATTTAAATAGTATTATTTCAGCTACgtaaaaaaggaaacaaatttAATGGGTTCCCCTACTAAATATCCTAAACAGACATATTTTCATTCCCATTCTGTTTCGTCGCTGGCAGTTCGGTTCCACTCGTTCCAAGGGGCGGAGCCACAACAACCCCTAAAACTTGAAGAAGTTTTTCCACCAACTTCCCCTTCCCCTCGCAAGCAGCGCACAATATTACGCACATTCCAAAACCTTCTCGGATTACATTGTTTTTCTCGTTTCACAGAAGTGTAGGCATGGTGACACACCCCTGCCCCTTGGAAAACTTAGGGGTAAGTTCGGGCTCAATTACGCTGAATGAAacatttatgatttatttgctCATTTTGCGGCAAGGGAAAGCATATgtccaaaataaaaaatacaaagtaCACTAATTGTGTCCCGCGGGAATTTCGCTTCGCTGTGGATAATTAGTTTACAATTTTGGCTTAATGAAGGCGTTACCAGAATAAATTATATGGTCAATAAGAAGCTAGGCATAATATATAGAACTTGAATATAAATAGTATGATGAATAGAATAAGATTTTTAGTCATTTTTTCTCTTTGCATTGATGACAAACACCCGTCAGACTTGGAAAACCAAGTGGTGAATGGTGTTCTGATTTTATCTCAGCAACCTCCGTTCTTCATCCTTCCAACTTCattcatttttggccaaaatttCCCAAGAACTCTCCGTACAAAATTCAGAAAGAGCCAATCGAAGAATGTGATCTAGATGATGGAAATCAGTTGCCATTCTGGTCAGGTTTCCGACTTTCAATAGAATTCCTATTCAGAAAGTGAACTGCAATCAATTATCATATTCAAATCTGGCCAGGTACGCTGTGTACACAAATAGCTGAAGAGTATTAAGTGGAAAAGTTGTAGTTTGTTGTTTATCGGTCGAGTTGAGAAAGGAAACGCCAGCGAAGCTTTCATTAATGAGAACAATGAGCTGGTTGCCAACTAAGGATCGTCTTACACCCCTTTCCGAGTTCTCAATGGGGAAGTGGACTGGACCCATGCCACTCCCCCGCCCAATTAGCCGTGGAAATTGTTTGGTGTTCGAGAATCCCAGCATATGTTTGAAATTAATGAAGGAAAGTCGCGACTTGCGATTGATTGATTTGCGTTACTAAGTGGCGGGGAAGAATTGGAACTGCTCTCCTGGTTTTTCTGCCTTCGAAAAGCATTAATTTGAGTGTCTCGTGTTGTCTCCGAAAATAAATACGCCAGCCACGTATTTTTGACCCATGAAGGCCCACGACATAGcttctgaaatattttattaaacaagTTATTCTAAATGAGCGTCAGGAAATATTTATAGCATAGAATAGCCTAAACGGAACATTCTGTGTAGACTAAGCCAGTAGATGTGAAACTAATtggaattatttattattattttgtattttattcaTTACATTGGTTGTACTTCATTGAATCTCTAGCTTCCAAATCGCATTAATTGGATTGTCCTGCGATGTCTCTATAAACACCTTTGTGTGCAACGCGCAATGCCCAAAACATTTTCCAGCTAAAGGTGCGAAAATCATTTGGCATCGCCAGACAAACTCCCACACAATTCCCATTATTGTGTGATCGACAGGATAAAGGAATCCTGCGAGTGAATGGGAGCAGACGGGATAGCGACAAGGTGACACCTTACAAAACGCTTTGTTGCGAGTTTCGGGATTACAGATGGTAAGCTGTTTTCTGCTCTATTTTCTGGCCCGAGTCTGGAATTTCGGGATTAACCGGGCAGGTTGTCCCTTCTCTTGCCGCAGGATGATGACGTTTGCTAAAAATCCTGGAGAGTCCTGTCTCTTTTTGCGAGAAGTTAAGCAATTTGTTGAGCGTCGACAGGCGCAACAATAGGCTACAATGGAAAGCCATTGAAAAACTATTGAAAACGATGGGCTGGCCAGCCACAAATGGTTATGCAAGAAGTTACTAGGGAACACATAAATTCGAGAGTAGCTATTCGGATTGTCGTATGGAAAATTGAGTAATAGTTGCAGATTATCGCAAAGTGCTTGGAAATTCCGGGTATTTAGGGGTATTATAATGCTGGATGATGCAAAAAGTGGGAACTGAGTTGAAACGTGAGGAGCTACTTAAAAAGTATTAGCCAGGAAGTACTTCTGTATAAAGGAAATGCGGATTAGCTAGATTTCAGATggataaaaaacaattaagcaCTGGCAATGGTGAGTTTTTtaacattaatattttacttattatacatattatacGTAAATGAAAATCATCTTCCGAATTGGTTTACCCTTCCTTAGATCCAAGCTCTATTTCGCTccaatacatatatttccatCCTCAAGTTTTCTATTATTTCTCGCCTCAAACTTTTAGTACTTTCGAATGCCTTTTATGCGCTTGAATTTTTTTGAAACAGACACCAGGCGACCGAGTGAGAAATTCAGCTTGGCTCAGCTAAACACGATAGTGTGGGAACCAGGAGACGCGTTTTCGCAAAGCTTTAAGAATcgttaaatatataaaataaggCTTCGTTTGTTTGCATGCGATGCCTAAGTCCTGACAcgtgattttaattttaataatggAATTAGCGCGGATGGGATTACAATCCTTCCACTGCGGTCAATTAAAGGGCACACCTCTGCAAAGGGGCGTTGCTTGGAAACGGGTCAAATTGGTTTAACAACATGTcctgaaaatgtaataaaatatacgTGTATTCAAATAAACCTTTCCTAAACATTAACTACATATAACTAGTCCATATattggaaattatttataaatatatatataatatatataaatatatacaaataaactTATACttgtattacaaatattggaAATAATCCAGAAGGCAAAAGTATTTAGTGCCTGGATATGTgagaaaataaagtaaaattcCCATTCCAAGGCAGCCCGCTGCTCGCCATCACAATCAACAGAATGTTTTCATATGTCAATAAAGCACTTCTAGGACTGAAAAACATATTACAAAACTGCTTAATCCCCGAGTAAGTGGACCTAATCCGCCATAGCGCTCGACACCTGTGCGATCGTGAGTTGAGTGGAGAGAGGGGATGTGAGCTGTAATATTGTGCGGGGAGTGTTGATGATTTCGGTGTGACAAATCTGGGTTTTTGGGACTGTGTCGAGGGGCATTGCGAGTGTGACGAAATCGTCAACCCTCCCGGCTCGTCTTGGTGCTTAATGAATTCCCTGTCGACAATTCCCTTACAATCACAATCCATCCGAGGAGTGCTCCTGTTTCTGTGGCTGTTCCTGTACCTACTCCTATGCCTAatgctgctcctgttcctgttcccgGGGGCAACGGAATTGTTTGCCCTTTTTGTGGATTGTCACCTTTGTCATGTcactttatttcattttattccATCACACCATTTTGcgctgaatgctgaatgcaGTCGAGAGCAGCGctttgtaattgaaatttgatCGCATTGGATGCGCAGCAGAAGGAATTTTCCCAAACTCAGCCTCAGTCGAGCATCAGATTGCATCGCGTCTGACTTCATACCTATTGCATACATGGACAAATTCAAGTTTGGAAtgaattatttctttaatggctaataaaaatgtggaaattatTCAAGAAAATATGAACACAACATTATCAACTATTAGAATGTTAAGTTAAAGgaacacacatatgtacatatatgtatgcctTGTGTAAATTTACTATTTAACATGTTTCAAtgtaagttaattaaaatggaaacCTGAGTATTTAAATGTCCAACAAGTCgttataaattttgttttagtatacgaaatattattttattttagataaAAGACTTGAGCGAGTCTTTAAGGCtcttaacatatttttatttcaactaAACCTTTAGTTGCATAGCAGAATCTTAGTAATTTAAGGCATCTAAAGTTCCAGCTCAGGAAGGTCATCTGTGTGAGAAGAACTCTTAACTGCTCGGAAATTAAGCAATATCACAGAAACCCGATGTAAATTCCAAGAAACAGCACACGGCAATCATCAGACACCCTCGAAAACGCTAATGAGGTCATGATGTTTGCCAATCCAAGACCCATTCTGCCCCTAGATAGCAAAAACGAGACAAAGGCAAAGAAGTTTTGGGACAAAATGGCTACCGACTGccgactgccacgcccaccgcccgcGGACgggaagcggaaacggaacCACCCCTAAACTGGCGGGATTGCAGCCAGTAAGCGGCGGCCTCCCCTCATGACCACTCGTTCCGCAGGCCGACGGAACAGAACGGAATGGCACGGAACACACCCTTGGAATGCAGTTTTCGCTGGCTTGCAGTCGAGTTTGAAGAGCGGTCGCGTCAAGTCGCTGGGAAGAATCGGTCCGGGAAATATCTAAGTAAATTCAAAGTTCCTGGGATACTACAAAATAGTAAGCGAGCAGAATATCCAGTCAGCAACAAGTACAAAATAGGAGATGTTCAAAGTATAGATAAAAATTCGTGCAAGAAATGAACGCAATTAGTGATTCAACTGGTCAAGtcaaagcaacaaaaatcgGGATTAACCGAGTGATTTGAATATCGAAGTCCCGTCCAGTCAACTTAAAGCTTAAAAGGACAGTTTAATTGGCCTTAAGTttcaaaataaaccaaagCCATTGAAGCAGTTACCAAAGTGCAAAGTAAATGAGTAGAGCAAACACTGTAATtctataaaatgtataatgtGGTCGAAAACTAAAATGAtaatctaaaataaatataaaaaccaagaaagaaaagtaaaaacaacCTCATACAATTTAACAACCAATCCGAACGTTGTTCAGTAACTCGGTGAGGTGCACAATGTTTGAGAAGAACATGGACGGTAACAATCTGTCGGTCTCCATCGGCGGGGACCTGGACTCGACGAGTTCCGGCGGCACATCCTCGGATCACTCGGCTGTCCAGCAGGATAACCTCAGCTCCCCGATGGCCTACGGATCACTCTTCCTTCCAAACGCTGGTGAGTCCGCCTTGGTGTACTGCACCCATCGGATCCAACTAGGTCTAGTCTTATCGGTGCAAATAGTCCAGAGACAAGAGACCCAGGGTATCGTGTTTCGGGACAGAGGCGTCAATGAGGCGCTGCATAAACAATTAAAGCCTGGGACTTTTATTCTGCTGAGCAGCacacatttttgatttttgaggACTGCATGGATAGGGTGCATGTTGTGGGTAATGCAGTTATGTCGGGCAGTTTATTGCGtcacaaataaaatgtttttatgcttATTGTGGTCCGCTTTATTGAATTTAACTGACAACGTTAAAGATAAAAAAGCTATCGA from Drosophila yakuba strain Tai18E2 chromosome 3L, Prin_Dyak_Tai18E2_2.1, whole genome shotgun sequence carries:
- the LOC6534741 gene encoding uncharacterized protein LOC6534741 — its product is MSESTDPQCSTSKSNLIKVNHVGVTAKLHSPLKKIFPRLNSSSDSYAYQNSQTQYNMFKDVACGEMTESTDSGSSPHTLYEMHAEPEKSLLSLTKNKPQRIEFQRYSKRRPHMLVPTKCAPKAKARTKSHKASQAKKQKGGFLARLVESLDKMCKCQPQSQKSIIDDLPEPQWNRKEANRHTCIGIYPFEHGCADYLSTTDTHPKINAIVLADRATTYATHFWAELFGLLHIAVAFVVAFILQSYRFVLYSLVNTLIVGLLHMTADYMLKPLLTMLFNGYLQPPLIFLYNVLCSARDILEPVATTLNNFMKPLATVGGSIRMVDVNYRQIHKLAKDV